The Huiozyma naganishii CBS 8797 chromosome 1, complete genome genome window below encodes:
- the KNAG0A06250 gene encoding uncharacterized protein (similar to Saccharomyces cerevisiae ILV2 (YMR108W); ancestral locus Anc_2.441): protein MLRNTVKLRNTVPKTSFTKLTRNNISNAALLRMRPYSAIASNLGQASSRARPEPSASFDIEPPSKLKTTWGISNPKLDSSLIGMTGGQIFHEMMIRNNVDTVFGYPGGAILPVYDAIHESSAFKFVLPKHEQGAGHMAEGYARASGKPGVVLVTSGPGATNVVTPMADALADGIPMVVFTGQVPTSAIGTDAFQEADVLGISRSCTKWNIMVKNVAEMPKRINEAFDIAMSGRPGPVLVDLPKDVTAAILRNPIPVESTLPTSTLKNLVGDMHDAFTKERIEKAAKLINIAKKPVLYVGGGILNNPEGPKLLKTLSDRAQIPVTTTIQGLGAFDQEDPKSLDMLGMHGSAVANLSIQNADLIIAIGTRFDDRVTGNLVKFAPEAKKAALENRGGIIHFDISAKNINKIVKVDVAVEGDAGANLKELLPLIPAVREREEWLTKIDEWKLKHSYDYMKDTPDSKIKPTNCDIQSYTKLANASGREVIVTTGVGQHQMWAAQYWTWKHPRTFITSGGLGTMGYGLPSAIGAQVAKPDALVIDIDGDASFNMSLTELSSAVQAGTPVKILLLNNEEQGMVTQWQSLFYEHRYSHTHQLNPNFMKLAEAMGIEGIKVSEHDQLDGALEKFLSTTGPVLLEVEVEKKVPVLPMVPAGKGLHEFISFDSETEKEQNRLRYERTKGKH, encoded by the coding sequence ATGCTCAGAAATACTGTGAAATTGAGGAACACTGTTCCGAAGACAAGTTTCACGAAACTGACTAGAAACAACATTTCCAATGCAGCGCTGCTTCGTATGCGCCCATATAGCGCCATCGCCTCAAATTTGGGGCAGGCATCCTCCCGTGCGAGACCAGAGCCATCGGCTAGTTTTGATATTGAGCCACcttcaaagttgaaaaCCACATGGGGCATTTCAAACCCGAAGTTGGACAGTTCCTTAATCGGAATGACTGGTGGTCAAATATTTCATGAGATGATGATTAGAAATAACGTCGACACTGTATTCGGCTACCCAGGGGGTGCCATCTTACCTGTCTACGATGCCATTCACGAGAGTTCCGCTTTCAAATTTGTTTTACCCAAACATGAACAAGGCGCAGGCCATATGGCTGAAGGTTACGCCAGGGCGTCTGGGAAACCCGGTGTGGTTTTGGTGACTTCGGGTCCGGGTGCCACGAATGTCGTTACCCCCATGGCGGATGCGCTGGCAGACGGGATACCAATGGTTGTTTTCACAGGGCAAGTACCAACGAGCGCGATTGGTACGGACGCCTTCCAGGAAGCAGATGTTTTGGGGATATCGAGATCTTGCACCAAATGGAATATAATGGTTAAAAACGTTGCTGAAATGCCAAAAAGAATAAACGAGGCGTTCGATATCGCCATGTCCGGTAGACCAGGGCCGGTGCTCGTTGATCTACCCAAGGATGTGACAGCTGCTATACTAAGAAACCCAATACCGGTGGAGAGTACTCTACCTACCTCAACCTTGAAGAATCTAGTTGGTGATATGCATGACGCATTCACCAAGGAGAGGATTGAAAAGGCTGCAAAGTTGATCAACATAGCCAAGAAACCCGTCCTCTACGTTGGCGGTGGTATTTTGAATAACCCAGAAGGACCTAAATTGCTGAAAACTCTGAGCGACAGAGCACAAATTCCAGTGACCACTACTATTCAGGGACTCGGAGCCTTTGATCAGGAGGATCCCAAGTCACTAGATATGCTGGGTATGCATGGTAGCGCAGTAGCGAATTTGTCCATACAGAATGCTGATTTGATTATCGCCATCGGGACAAGATTCGACGACCGTGTGACCGGCAACCTGGTCAAATTTGCACCGGAGGCTAAGAAAGCTGCCCTCGAGAACAGGGGGGGTATCATTCATTTTGACATTTCGGCCAAGAATATAAATAAGATTGTTAAGGTTGATGTCGCAGTTGAAGGCGATGCCGGAGCTAATTTGAAAGAACTACTCCCATTGATACCGGCTGTAAGGGAAAGAGAGGAGTGGTTAACAAAGATAGATGAGTGGAAGTTGAAACATAGCTATGATTACATGAAGGATACTCCAGATTCAAAGATAAAGCCAACAAACTGTGATATACAAAGTTATACTAAACTAGCTAACGCCTCCGGTAGAGAGGTGATTGTTACGACAGGTGTTGGGCAGCACCAGATGTGGGCTGCGCAGTACTGGACCTGGAAACATCCAAGAACTTTCATAACATCTGGTGGTCTCGGTACCATGGGGTACGGTTTACCTTCTGCGATCGGTGCACAAGTGGCCAAGCCAGATGCGCTTGTCATTGATATCGACGGTGATGCATCCTTCAACATGTCCTTAACTGAATTGAGTTCTGCTGTCCAAGCGGGAACCCCAGTCAAAAtccttcttttgaacaacgaGGAACAAGGTATGGTTACGCAATGGCAATCTCTATTCTACGAACATCGCTACTCCCACACGCATCAACTAAATCCAAACTTCATGAAACTGGCAGAAGCGATGGGTATCGAGGGCATTAAAGTGAGCGAGCACGATCAGTTGGATGGCGCGTTGGAGAAATTCTTATCCACCACTGGGCCAGTACTGCTAGAAGTTGAGGTAGAGAAAAAGGTTCCTGTCTTACCGATGGTTCCAGCAGGGAAGGGACTGCATGAATTCATCAGTTTTGACTCTGAGAcggaaaaagaacagaataGACTACGCTATGAACGTACTAAGGGAAAACATTGA
- the SHE2 gene encoding She2p (similar to Saccharomyces cerevisiae SHE2 (YKL130C); ancestral locus Anc_2.438) has translation MADLVINEDIALTLERAIGTFSNYLSGNIHVLNKFIGHLRRVGVLKYERTTIIKFVKKLRFFNDTLLQYKQSLFNEVKIGTSLTQSVIPVGSFFIKALEVMDLLNFFFTQSLQREIISKTLNFDLTLEESCILTIEDAYNHFVKYTQWMLESLGQTDILLRLEVITFALKCAEQDDGVEQEVNTDNIFLQEVIVVEDEQQYNELAGAWDSVLRDKISALESELLKASNDWHEKFGKRK, from the coding sequence ATGGCGGACTTAGTTATAAATGAAGACATCGCTCTTACCTTAGAACGAGCCATTGGTACGTTTTCAAACTATCTATCGGGTAACATTCATGTTCTCAACAAATTTATTGGCCATCTGCGTCGAGTCGGTGTTCTTAAGTACGAGAGAACCACGATCATCAAGTttgtcaagaaactgaGATTTTTCAACGATACGTTACTACAGTACAAACAAAGCTTGTTCAACGAAGTTAAGATTGGCACCAGCTTGACCCAGAGCGTGATACCGGTTGGCAGCTTCTTTATAAAGGCTTTGGAAGTGATGGACCTCCtgaacttctttttcacCCAGTCGTTACAGCGGGAGATAATTTCCAAGACCCTGAACTTTGATTTGACTTTGGAGGAGAGTTGTATTCTAACAATCGAGGATGCGTACAATCATTTTGTCAAATACACACAGTGGATGCTGGAGTCCCTTGGGCAAACTGATATCCTGCTGAGACTGGAGGTGATTACGTTTGCATTGAAGTGTGCGGAGCAGGACGACGGAGTAGAGCAGGAGGTAAACACTGACAATATTTTCTTACAAGAGGTTATCGTCGTAGAGGACGAGCAGCAATACAATGAATTGGCAGGTGCGTGGGATTCGGTCCTGAGAGATAAAATATCTGCACTAGAATCTGAGCTGCTCAAAGCGTCTAACGATTGGCACGAAAAGTTCGGCAAGAGGAAGTAG
- the MYO3 gene encoding myosin 3 (similar to Saccharomyces cerevisiae MYO3 (YKL129C) and MYO5 (YMR109W); ancestral locus Anc_2.440): MALIKRGARKKTSQAPEKRSAKIKKATFDATKKKEVGVSDLTLLSTISDESINDNLKKRFLNGSIYTYIGHVLISVNPFRDLGIYTAAVLESYRGKNRLEVPPHVFAIAEAMYYNMKSYNTNQCVIISGESGAGKTEAAKRIMQYIAAASTSHSESIGKIKDMVLATNPLLEAFGCAKTLRNNNSSRHGKYLEIKFNSQFEPCAGNITNYLLEKQRVVSQIKNERNFHIFYQFTKGASDAYRQTFGVQKPEQYIYTSASGCTSVDNMDDVKEFGETLKAMQIIGLSQEEQDQIFRVLSSILWIGNITFAENEEGSAAVRDTSVTDFVAYLLQIDAALLTQSLVERTMETNHGMRRGSIYHVPLNVVQATAVRDALAKAIYNNLFDWIVDRVNVSLQAYPGADKSIGILDIYGFEIFEHNSFEQICINYVNEKLQQIFIQLTLKQEQETYEKEQIEWTPIKYFDNKVVCDLIEAKRPPGIFAAMNDSVATAHADSNAADQAFAQRLNLFSTNPYFELRQNKFVIKHYAGDVTYDINGITDKNKDQLQKDLIELMGTTQNPFIHTIFPAEIDKDSKKRPPTAGDKIIKSANELVETLSKAEPSYIRTIKPNETKSPTDYDNHRVLHQVKYLGLQENVRIRRAGFAYRQTFDKFVERFYLLSPHCSYAGDYTWQGETLDAVKHILIDTAIPQKEYQLGTTSVFIKTPETLFALEHMRDRYWHNMAARIQRAWRRFLQRRIDAAIRIQRIIREKKDGNKYEKLRDYGSSLLGGQKERRTMSLLGYRAFMGDYLSCNESKTKGSYIKRQAGIKERVVFSFTGEALHSKFGRSAQRLPKTFIVTPTKFYIVAQAMLQNSMNYAAEYVIDIKTIKQLNMSNLQDGWIGVVLANSQQPDPFICTDFKTELVTHLKKQNNNIHIKCGTTIEYQKKPGKRHLVRSTVSETAPKYGDIYKSSTIYVRKGHSPGSKQHKKPKGKPGVYSAGPVRSSNSRKATLDPSASGASAPVAHQSRPAAPVPRTTSKKPAPPPPGAQGQSLAAVAAQAAYHPNGGVPARTPSTAHRPQPPQPQSRSTNTKKPAPQPPVPQQQKHPQPTPAVAPTPVKANANQGGSIPPPPPPPPPAAKPSEPMFEAAYDFPGSGAPSELPLKKGDVVYVTRQEASGWSLGKTLDGSRQGWVPTAYMVEHTGSRGGTVTPSPTPAAAVAQPAVSEPAIAQPATAQPSFSDGLASALAARANKMRSESDEEAAQEDDEDDDW, translated from the coding sequence ATGGCACTGATAAAAAGAGGTGCCCGTAAGAAAACTAGTCAAGCGCCAGAAAAGAGATCTGCTAAGATCAAAAAGGCCACTTTTGACGCtaccaagaaaaaagaggtCGGTGTGTCTGACTTAACTTTGCTGTCTACGATTTCCGATGAATCTATCAACGataacttgaagaaaaggtttTTGAACGGTTCTATTTATACCTATATTGGACATGTGCTGATCAGTGTCAATCCTTTCCGTGATCTCGGAATATACACAGCAGCCGTCCTCGAAAGTTATAGAGGGAAGAACAGACTGGAGGTGCCTCCCCATGTTTTTGCGATTGCAGAAGCGATGTATTATAACATGAAATCCTATAACACCAATCAATGTGTTATCATATCGGGTGAGtctggtgctggtaagACAGAAGCTGCCAAGCGAATCATGCAGTATATTGCAGCTGCCTCCACCTCTCATTCTGAGTCAATCGGGAAGATCAAAGATATGGTTTTGGCCACCAATCCATTGCTAGAGGCATTTGGCTGTGCCAAGACTTTGAGGAACAACAATTCTTCTAGACATGGgaaatatttggaaatCAAGTTTAACTCACAATTCGAACCATGTGCCGGTAATATCACCAATTACCTGCTAGAAAAGCAAAGAGTTGTTAGTCAGATTAAGAATGAAAGAAACTTTCACATTTTCTACCAATTTACAAAGGGCGCATCGGATGCCTATAGGCAAACGTTTGGTGTCCAGAAACCAGAGCAGTACATTTACACATCGGCATCTGGCTGTACGTCGGTGGACAATATGGACGACGTCAAAGAATTCGGCGAAACTTTGAAGGCCATGCAAATTATTGGGTTGTCCCAGGAGGAACAAGATCAAATTTTCAGGGTTCTGTCGTCGATCTTGTGGATTGGTAATATCACCTTTGCTGAAAATGAAGAGGGTAGTGCAGCAGTTAGAGATACATCGGTGACAGACTTTGTCGCTTATTTGCTGCAGATTGATGCTGCATTGTTGACCCAATCTCTAGTGGAAAGGACTATGGAAACGAACCATGGTATGAGAAGAGGATCTATTTACCATGTCCCATTGAATGTTGTACAGGCCACCGCAGTCAGAGATGCATTGGCGAAAGCTATCTATAACAATCTATTTGATTGGATTGTTGATAGAGTCAACGTTTCTTTGCAGGCATACCCAGGTGCTGACAAGTCTATTGGTATTTTGGATATTTATGGGTTCGAGATTTTTGAACACAACTCGTTCGAACAAATATGTATCAACTACGTGAATGAGAAGTTGCAGCAAATCTTCATCCAACTAACGTTGaaacaagaacaggaaacctacgaaaaagaacagattGAATGGACACCTATCAAGTATTTCGACAACAAGGTTGTTTGTGATTTGATTGAAGCAAAAAGACCACCCGGTATATTTGCTGCAATGAACGATTCGGTAGCAACGGCACATGCAGACTCCAATGCAGCAGATCAAGCGTTTGCTCAGCGTCTGAATCTGTTTAGTACAAACCCATATTTTGAGTTGAGACAGAACAAATTTGTGATCAAACATTACGCTGGTGACGTCACGTACGATATCAACGGTATAACtgataaaaataaagatCAGCTGCAAAAGGACTTGATCGAACTGATGGGTACAACTCAAAACCCATTTATTCACACGATCTTCCCAGCGGAAATTGATAAGgactccaaaaaaagaCCTCCTACTGCCGGTGACAAAATCATCAAAAGTGCAAATGAACTGGTTGAAACTTTGTCGAAAGCGGAACCATCTTACATCAGAACGATCAAACCCAATGAAACAAAATCTCCTACTGACTATGACAACCATCGAGTCTTGCATCAGGTCAAGTACTTGGGtttacaagaaaatgtTAGGATCAGAAGAGCTGGGTTTGCGTACAGACAAACTTTCGATAAATTTGTGGAGCGTTTCTATTTGTTGTCGCCTCACTGTTCGTATGCTGGTGATTATACATGGCAGGGCGAAACATTGGATGCTGTTAAACATATCTTAATTGATACAGCTATTCCGCAAAAGGAGTACCAGCTCGGTACAACTTCCGTTTTTATCAAAACGCCAGAAACCCTATTTGCTCTGGAGCACATGAGGGATAGATACTGGCATAACATGGCCGCAAGGATCCAACGTGCATGGAGAAGATTCTTACAAAGAAGAATTGATGCCGCAATTAGAATTCAAAGGATTATCagagagaaaaaggatGGTAACAAGTATGAAAAGTTGCGGGACTACGGTTCGTCACTGTTAGGCGGACAGAAGGAGAGAAGAACAATGTCGTTATTGGGCTATAGGGCTTTTATGGGTGATTACCTCTCCTGTAACGAATCAAAAACCAAGGGTTCCTATATCAAAAGACAAGCGGGGATCAAAGAAAGGgttgtcttttcttttactGGTGAAGCTTTGCACTCGAAATTTGGTAGGTCTGCACAGAGGTTACCGAAGACTTTCATCGTTACTCCAACAAAGTTTTACATTGTTGCACAGGCTATGCTTCAAAACTCCATGAACTACGCTGCTGAGTATGTTATAGATATCAAGACGATCAAGCAACTGAATATGTCAAATTTGCAAGATGGATGGATTGGCGTTGTTCTGGCCAACTCTCAACAACCTGACCCCTTCATTTGTACCGACTTCAAGACTGAGCTGGTTACACacttgaaaaaacaaaacaacaacatccATATCAAGTGTGGTACTACTATTGAATATCAAAAGAAGCCTGGGAAGCGCCACCTTGTGAGGAGTACCGTTAGCGAAACTGCCCCCAAATACGGTGACATCTACAAATCAAGCACCATCTACGTGCGTAAGGGACACTCCCCTGGCTCCAAGCAGCACAAGAAGCCAAAGGGTAAACCGGGCGTATATTCAGCTGGACCTGTGCGTAGCTCAAACAGTAGAAAAGCCACGCTAGACCCAAGTGCGTCTGGAGCGTCTGCCCCTGTTGCGCACCAATCAAGGCCTGCTGCCCCAGTTCCCAGAACCACCTCGAAAAAACCTGCGCCTCCCCCACCAGGTGCCCAGGGCCAATCATtagctgctgttgctgcgCAAGCTGCATACCACCCCAATGGCGGAGTACCGGCGAGGACACCATCCACTGCGCATAGACCTCAGCCACCACAGCCCCAAAGTCGCAGCACTAATACTAAAAAACCTGCCCCACAACCACCAGtaccacagcaacagaagcACCCGCAGCCAACACCGGCTGTCGCTCCGACCCCTGTAAAAGCTAATGCTAACCAGGGCGGATCGATCCCACCCCCCCCACCTCCACCACCTCCCGCTGCAAAACCATCAGAACCAATGTTTGAAGCTGCATACGACTTCCCCGGCTCAGGTGCTCCATCTGAACTACCACTAAAGAAAGGTGACGTTGTCTACGTGACCAGACAAGAAGCAAGCGGGTGGTCGTTAGGTAAGACGCTCGATGGATCTAGACAAGGTTGGGTCCCAACAGCGTATATGGTTGAACACACGGGGTCGAGAGGTGGCACCGTCACACCATCACCAACCCCGGCAGCAGCTGTAGCTCAACCTGCTGTCAGTGAGCCGGCAATTGCGCAACCCGCGACTGCTCAGCCAAGCTTCAGCGATGGGCTGGCGTCTGCACTTGCTGCCAGAGCGAACAAGATGAGATCTGAGAGTGATGAAGAGGCTGCTCAAGAggatgacgaagatgatgatTGGTAA
- the KNAG0A06260 gene encoding phosphoglycerate mutase family protein has translation MTIFESRLEFKALPGFFSGYATEDSGEIDARYHDHLGLINHRNWKELYKSIPRDTESHQYKLIILARHGQGYHNAAIARYGRESWNSKWCYLNGDEHGEWLDSKLTPVGQEEVKNTGLSTLLPMVDSLQILPHKCFSSPMRRCLETFTSSWTHVFQEHKELLPENNTVNVKIFENLREDLNTHPCNERVDHSVSVSEYQDCKMKSGTSVHWEYEPDYPEKDQLWSPTQAESKEELDKRIHDGLTQVFETVSPTDKFISITCHSRVIESSLRNLKHPMIWWLGTAQVVCAVVEITKR, from the coding sequence ATGACGATATTTGAGAGTAGATTGGAATTCAAAGCGTTGCCAGGATTTTTTTCAGGGTACGCAACTGAGGATTCCGGCGAAATTGATGCGAGATACCACGATCATTTGGGACTTATAAATCATCGTAATTGGAAGGAACTGTACAAGTCTATTCCAAGGGACACGGAATCTCACCAATATAAACTAATCATCTTGGCCCGACATGGTCAAGGTTACCACAATGCCGCCATTGCACGTTACGGAAGAGAATCCTGGAACTCTAAATGGTGTTATTTGAACGGCGACGAGCACGGCGAATGGCTAGATTCGAAGTTGACACCTGTTggccaagaagaagtaaaGAACACTGGATTATCTACGCTGCTACCCATGGTTGACAGCCTACAGATTCTCCCACACAAATGTTTTAGTTCACCCATGAGGAGATGTCTCGAAACCTTTACTAGCTCCTGGACACATGTATTCCAAGAGCACAAGGAATTGTTGCCCGAAAACAACACCGTAAACGTTAAAATATTCGAAAATCTAAGAGAAGACCTGAATACCCACCCTTGTAACGAAAGAGTGGACCATTCAGTTTCTGTGAGCGAGTATCAGGACTGCAAAATGAAGTCTGGAACTTCTGTTCACTGGGAATACGAACCAGATTACCCCGAAAAGGATCAATTGTGGTCACCCACACAAGCCGAATCGAAGGAAGAACTGGATAAACGTATCCATGATGGGCTAACACAAGTATTCGAAACTGTCTCCCCCACTGATAAGTTCATCTCGATAACGTGCCATTCTCGTGTGATAGAGTCCTCTTTACGAAACCTGAAACACCCTATGATATGGTGGTTAGGAACTGCGCAAGTTGTCTGTGCAGTGGTAGAAATAACAAAGCGTTGA
- the RCI50 gene encoding Rci50p (similar to Saccharomyces cerevisiae YKL133C and YMR115W; ancestral locus Anc_2.433) has protein sequence MLKFLLKFNRPAAKRLVKTPSLAFDGRGKPLKAAFPAFTVPKKYVPYAQLAALSLVGYSLWWYYYPHNPFPKSVAKLLRNGLWQERKFQDYETGLRFFIDALEECKRLEMDPLSDGYTGIEIKIAEMYEKLNLKQRANTVYFDILKRIDTALKQNTVESEQKRGELIKRDLSCIVKVFENQEGCTKEPSSAAPRYLQYHLDLVQDEIFKKDPQLKELVTNTDNIAKLRTKRDIPDMKRYRHILEPFKEEFFATRDLHTELCLKANDIEEALSSKLVTVGWMVLGNVSPGKILLSQANLGSLLYLKSEKMENALYTLKKQGGDPDAILLLQNNHDNFMSMATRYYENVIAGAGRTEKAVIASRNVEPETLQAITLSLYGLGVIKLHRGNPMEAKMLLNEAKTMATEIGFQDLCFEADRELSRIREGV, from the coding sequence ATGTTGAAGTTTCTATTAAAGTTCAATAGACCTGCTGCCAAACGGTTGGTAAAGACACCGAGTCTTGCATTTGatggaagaggaaaacCGTTGAAGGCAGCGTTCCCGGCCTTTACGGTTCCAAAGAAATATGTTCCATATGCACAGTTAGccgctctctctctcgttGGGTACAGTCTTTGGTGGTACTACTATCCACATAATCCGTTTCCGAAATCTGTCGCTAAATTGTTAAGAAATGGATTATGGCAAGAGAGGAAATTTCAGGATTACGAGACTGGATTAAGGTTTTTCATAGATGCTCTCGAAGAATGTAAGAGGTTAGAAATGGACCCGCTTTCCGATGGGTACACTGGAATTGAGATCAAAATTGCTGAAATGTACGAAaagttgaatttgaaacagagGGCTAACACCGTATACTTTGACATTTTGAAGCGAATCGACACTGCATTGAAACAGAACACGGTAGAATCCGAACAAAAACGTGGGGAACTCATAAAGAGAGATCTAAGCTGCATTGTaaaagtttttgaaaatcaAGAGGGTTGCACGAAGGAACCCTCTTCTGCTGCTCCACGATATTTGCAGTACCATCTGGATTTAGTTCAGGATgagatcttcaaaaaagatCCTCAACTGAAGGAATTGGTAACAAATACAGATAATATTGCTAAATTGAGAACGAAGAGGGATATCCCTGATATGAAACGATATCGACACATCCTTGaacctttcaaagaggagtTTTTTGCCACGAGAGACTTACACACCGAACTTTGTCTAAAGGCAAATGACATCGAAGAAGCATTATCATCCAAATTGGTTACTGTTGGATGGATGGTGCTGGGAAATGTGTCACCTGGCAAGATTCTGCTATCCCAGGCAAATCTTGGCTCTTTGCTATACTTGAAATCCgaaaaaatggaaaacgCATTGTACACATTGAAAAAACAGGGAGGTGATCCTGACGCCATTTTATTACTACAAAATAACCATGATAACTTTATGAGTATGGCAACAAGATATTACGAAAATGTCATTGCCGGCGCTGGTCGAACCGAAAAAGCAGTCATTGCATCCAGAAATGTTGAACCAGAGACCCTACAAGCCATTACGCTGTCATTATACGGCCTAGGTGTTATTAAACTGCACAGGGGAAATCCCATGGAAGCAAAGATGCTACTAAATGAGGCCAAAACCATGGCCACAGAGATCGGTTTCCAAGATTTGTGTTTTGAAGCCGACAGAGAGTTGTCTAGGATAAGGGAGGGCGTTTAA
- the RMA1 gene encoding putative tetrahydrofolate synthase (similar to Saccharomyces cerevisiae RMA1 (YKL132C) and FOL3 (YMR113W); ancestral locus Anc_2.435): protein MSIELGLSRISKLLSHLGNPQDSLSVLHIAGTNGKGSVCSYLSALLHCQKAGNTVGRFTTPHLIHVTDSITVNNVPIPLLEFNTLKASLDGVNKANAIQCSEFELLTCLALSYFKKRECNWCVLEVGLGGRLDATNVIPGRRKLACGITKIGLDHESFLGNTLPQIAREKAGIVTEGTKYTVVDGSNDSSVFEVVKEQCAKVGRDVFVLPIRVVQRKISRLRHGGDVLITQLPLNGEYQICNLRVALGILDHLQQISVISLEKHDLLKGLQSIVWPGRLQELDFCYSHGKTIPILMDGAHNGSAAVELAKFIKLRYQDRPVTFVMAVTAGKKLDPLLDPLLRKNDTVVVTKFGAVDGMPWVRANDPEGLAQFIREKYTENVKVQPDVHKLLIQLADDTSEQPVVVCGSLYLCGQLLAMHNSNMQ, encoded by the coding sequence ATGTCTATTGAACTGGGTCTTTCGAGGATCAGCAAGCTGCTATCACACTTGGGTAACCCCCAGGACTCGCTGTCTGTATTGCATATCGCAGGGACCAACGGGAAGGGGTCCGTTTGCAGTTACCTGTCTGCATTACTGCATTGCCAAAAAGCTGGGAATACCGTCGGCAGGTTCACCACCCCGCACCTTATTCATGTGACAGATTCAATAACGGTTAACAACGTGCCAATACCATTGTTGGAATTTAATACACTAAAGGCATCTCTGGATGGTGTTAACAAGGCAAACGCCATACAATGTTCAGAATTCGAATTGCTGACATGTCTGGCCCTGTCgtatttcaagaaaagagagtGTAATTGGTGTGTCTTGGAAGTTGGGCTGGGTGGGAGACTAGATGCTACTAATGTGATTCCTGGGAGAAGAAAACTTGCTTGTGGAATCACAAAGATTGGCCTCGACCACGAATCTTTTTTAGGAAACACACTGCCGCAAATAGCACGCGAAAAGGCAGGAATAGTGACAGAGGGGACTAAGTACACAGTCGTCGATGGGAGTAACGATTCGAGCGTTTTTGAGGTGGTTAAGGAGCAATGTGCTAAGGTGGGTCGGGACGTTTTTGTATTACCAATTCGAGTTGTACAACGAAAAATATCGCGACTTCGTCATGGGGGAGACGTGTTAATAACGCAGCTGCCACTTAACGGAGAGTACCAAATTTGCAATCTCCGAGTTGCATTGGGGATCTTGGACCACTTACAGCAAATCAGTGTCATATCTTTAGAGAAACACGATCTCTTAAAAGGATTGCAAAGCATCGTTTGGCCCGGGAGGTTACAGGAGCTGGATTTCTGCTACTCTCATGGAAAGACAATTCCAATACTAATGGATGGTGCGCATAATGGGAGCGCCGCAGTGGAACTGGCCAAATTCATCAAACTAAGGTACCAGGACCGTCCTGTAACATTTGTCATGGCTGTAACTGCAGGTAAAAAGCTGGACCCATTATTAGACCCATTGCTACGGAAAAATGACACGGTTGTGGTGACAAAATTTGGTGCTGTCGATGGCATGCCATGGGTCCGTGCTAATGATCCGGAAGGATTGGCGCAGTTTATCCGGGAAAAGTATACGGAAAACGTTAAAGTACAACCTGACGTCCATAAACTGCTAATACAACTAGCCGATGACACCAGTGAGCAGCCGGTAGTCGTATGCGGATCCTTATACCTCTGCGGACAATTACTTGCTATGCACAACTCCAACATGCAGTGA